AAGTCCAAAGCCAGTACCGTTTCCACCAGAATTTCGGTATCCGGACGCGGCACCAAGGTGTCTGACGTGACTTTTAAATCCAGTGTCCAGAACGGCTGCGAACCCAGCACATAGGCCAAAGGCTCACCCGCTGCGATCCGTGCCAGTGCAATTAGATACTGCTGTTCCTGTTCGACTGTCAGTTCCTGTGCCTGACGGAATTTCAGCTCCAGCCCGGACAGATTTAAAAAATGTTCCAGCAGCCAACTATTTTCCTGCCGTTCATAGCTTTCTGACTCACCGCGCAAGGCAAGTGCTTGGCCAATATTCATTAGCCACCATTTTCCTGTGCCAACATCGCTAACTGATCCGCCTGATATTCACGGTGCAGACTGTCCAGCAATTCAGTCAAATCACCTTCCATGATGGCATCCAGTTTGTACAAGGTTAAATTGATACGGTGATCGGTCATTCGGCCTTGCGGATAGTTGTAGGTCCGAATCCGTTCTGAACGGTCACCCGAACCAACGAGGTCACGGCGCATTTCCGAAGTTGCTGTTTCCTGTGCGGCACGTTTGGCATTTTCCAAACGAGAAACTAACAGTGCCATCGCTTTGGCCTTGTTTTTATGCTGTGAACGTTCGTCCTGACATTCCACTACGGTGCCGGTTGGAATATGCGTGATCCGCACGGCTGAGTCAGTTTTGTTGATGTGCTGACCACCGGCACCAGAAGCCCGATAGGTATCAATGCGTAAATCTGCCGGGTTAATCTCGACCGTGGTATCCACATCAACTTCCGGCAAAATCGCGACAGTACAGGCCGAGGTGTGCACGCGTCCCTGTGATTCTGTGGCTGGCACACGTTGTACGCGGTGCGCACCACTTTCAAATTTCAGACGGCCGTAAACACCCTCGCCATCAACACGGCAAATGATCTCTTTATAGCCACCATGTTCACCTTCATTTTCAGAAAGGATTTCAATCCGCCAGCCTTGAGATTCCGCATATTTACTGTACATGCGGAACAGGTCACCCGAGAAAATTGCCGCTTCATCCCCACCCGTCCCGGCACGCACTTCCAGATAGGCTGCATTGGCATCATTCGGGTCTTTCGGAATCATCAGGATATTTAATTGACCTTCGAGTTCCTCGATCAAGGCTTTGTTGGCTTTAATTTCTTCTTCGGCCATATCCTTGAAATCCGGATCAGTTTTCATCATCTCCGCAGTTTCAATATCCTCTTCGGCCTGACGATATTTCGTCCAGACTTCAGTAATTTCGCTTAAATCACTATGCTCACGCGAAAATTGGCGAAAACGTTTGTTGTCTGAAATCACTTCGGCATCTGCCAATAACGCGTTCAACTCTTCATGACGGTCAGACAACTGATCTAATCGTAAACGTAGTGATTCTTTCATAATTGGAAATATCTCAAATCAACAGCTTACACAAGCATGTGCAGGCCAAGCAAAATCATCAAATTGCGCATAGTGTAACGATTCTGGCCTTTAAATGACATATCTATTGCTGCGGGTAGATTTTAGGACTTGCTATTTTTGCCGGCTCTCCATCCCCTACCTCTTTCTAAGAGTCCTAAAATTTTCCTTCCGTAATCAAATGATCTTTTATTCAGCAAATTTAATACAAATCCTACAAACGGATAACCAAAGCACAGCAATCTCGAAGTTCCTCTCCACATTTTAACTTCATGGATTTGCTAATTTGTCTTCATCACAACAATGACACTGTAATACTGCGAAACACTGGAGTGAACCATGAAATTAAATGCCGTATTGTTATCCGCCACGCTGGCCACCAGTTCAATGATTGCCATGAACACGCATGCTGACAGCGCGACCCGTGTTGCCGCCGCAAGTGCTTTAGGCAGTGTTGTCGGCACAGCGGTCGGCAAGAATATGGCCGGAAATACAGGGGCAACGATTGGTGCAGCTTTAGGTGGAGCTGGTGGCGCGGCAGTTGCCAGTAATAAACGTCATCGTACCGAATCTGCCGTGGGGGGCGCTTTGGGTGCTGGTGCCGGCTATACTGTAGGTAAAAATATGAGTGGCACCAATGGTGGTTATATCGGTGCGGCTTTAGGTGCTGCAGGGGGTGCCGCACTCGGCAATAAAATCTCTAAAGACCGTGAATATGACAAATATCAAGAACGCCGCTGGAGCAAATACGGTTACTACCGTTGATCTGACCTAATCTTAATTAAGCACCTTCGGGTGCTTTTTTATTGCGGATCGTTTTGTGTGCATTTGGTGTATATCGATAATAATCGATATACAAACACAAAGAACCGACGTATGATCGGCTCATAGGCAAAATTGTGAGTGTTGTGGATGGCAACTTTATCAGAAACCAAATTTTCCATTTTAGAACTGGCACCTGTACGCGAAAATCACAGCATCGAATTTTCTTTACGGCATGCGCTGGAGCTTGCACAACACGCGGAAATGCTTGGCTATGACCGTCTCTGGTTGGCAGAACATCATAATATGGATGGGATTGCCAGTTCGGCAACCGCGGTGTTACTTGGTTTTATTGCAGCAAATACGCGTACCTTACGCCTGGGTTCTGGCGGCATCATGCTACCCAACCATGCACCGTTGGTGGTTGCCGAACAGTTCGGTACACTCGCTACACTATACCCGAACCGGATTGAATTGGGACTAGGCCGGGCACCCGGCACCGACCAAATGACCATGCGTGCCTTGCGTCGTGGTCGTCAGGAAACTGAAGATCAATTCCCGCAGGATGTGTTGGAAATCTTGCAGTATTTTAAAGATCCAGAACCACAACAACGCATCGTTGCCACCCCGGGGCAAAGTACCCACGTTCCAGTCTGGTTACTTGGTTCTAGCCTGTTTAGTGCCCAGCTTGCGGCGAAGCTTGGCCTACCCTACTCATTTGCCTCACATTTTGCACCGCGCATGCTGCATCAAGCGATTGCTCTCTATCGTGAAAACTTCCAGCCTTCTGAGTATTTGTCTCAACCATATGTCTCGATGGGTGTACCAACGATTGTTGCAGCAACTGATGCGGAAGCCCAATATCTTGCAACCAGCGGTTATCAACGGGTGCTGAGTCTGATGAGTGGCCAGAGCCTGAAGCTGAAACCACCGGTTGAAACTATGCAGGGTTTATGGTCACCGATGGAGCAACTTTCCGTGCAGAATTTTTATGCCATGGCACAGATTGGGTCACCGGAAACGGTTAAACGAGGTTTACAGGATCTTCTGGACAAAACACAAGTGGATGAGTTTATTTTCACCTGTGACATTTATGACACCGCAAAACGTCTGGAAAATTTCAGTTTACTGATGGACATCAAGCAATCTGGTTAAAGACAAAAACCGACCTTATGCGGTCGGTTTTTAAATTGCATCCTTTACAGGCAGGCACTCGTATATCGAATAAGAATTTTAAGTCAACGATATCAATGGTGACTCTTAGCCAATTCGGCGTTTCAAACCAGTCATTTGCAAGATAC
This portion of the Acinetobacter sp. GSS19 genome encodes:
- the prfA gene encoding peptide chain release factor 1, with the protein product MKESLRLRLDQLSDRHEELNALLADAEVISDNKRFRQFSREHSDLSEITEVWTKYRQAEEDIETAEMMKTDPDFKDMAEEEIKANKALIEELEGQLNILMIPKDPNDANAAYLEVRAGTGGDEAAIFSGDLFRMYSKYAESQGWRIEILSENEGEHGGYKEIICRVDGEGVYGRLKFESGAHRVQRVPATESQGRVHTSACTVAILPEVDVDTTVEINPADLRIDTYRASGAGGQHINKTDSAVRITHIPTGTVVECQDERSQHKNKAKAMALLVSRLENAKRAAQETATSEMRRDLVGSGDRSERIRTYNYPQGRMTDHRINLTLYKLDAIMEGDLTELLDSLHREYQADQLAMLAQENGG
- a CDS encoding glycine zipper 2TM domain-containing protein, giving the protein MKLNAVLLSATLATSSMIAMNTHADSATRVAAASALGSVVGTAVGKNMAGNTGATIGAALGGAGGAAVASNKRHRTESAVGGALGAGAGYTVGKNMSGTNGGYIGAALGAAGGAALGNKISKDREYDKYQERRWSKYGYYR
- a CDS encoding LLM class flavin-dependent oxidoreductase — encoded protein: MATLSETKFSILELAPVRENHSIEFSLRHALELAQHAEMLGYDRLWLAEHHNMDGIASSATAVLLGFIAANTRTLRLGSGGIMLPNHAPLVVAEQFGTLATLYPNRIELGLGRAPGTDQMTMRALRRGRQETEDQFPQDVLEILQYFKDPEPQQRIVATPGQSTHVPVWLLGSSLFSAQLAAKLGLPYSFASHFAPRMLHQAIALYRENFQPSEYLSQPYVSMGVPTIVAATDAEAQYLATSGYQRVLSLMSGQSLKLKPPVETMQGLWSPMEQLSVQNFYAMAQIGSPETVKRGLQDLLDKTQVDEFIFTCDIYDTAKRLENFSLLMDIKQSG